The DNA region CCCGCGCCCCGGCGAGCGGGACGGCGTGGACTACGTGTTCGTGAGCCCCGAACGCTTCGAGGAGAAGGTCAGCCAGGGCGGCTTCCTGGAGCACGCCAGTTTCGTCGGGAACCACTACGGCACGCCGATCGAACCGATCGAGGCGGCCCTCGCCCGCGGGCAGGACGTGATCCTGGAAATTGAGGTGGAGGGCGCCATGCAGGTCCGCGACCGGATGGGCGAGGAGGCCGTGCTGGTGTTCATCATGCCGCCCAGCCTCACCGAGCTGCGCCGCCGCCTGGAGGGCCGCGCCACCGAGACGCCCGAACGCATCGAGAAGCGCCTGGCGCGCGCCCGCGAGGAGATCATGCACGCGCACGCCTTCCGATACGTGGTCGTGAACGACGACCTGGAGCGCGCCGTGCGTGAACTGCTGGACGTGCAGGCCGCCGAGCGCGTCATGGGCCGCCCCCGCGACACCTGGACCGGGGACGACCGCGCCGTGCTGGCCCGCGTGGCGGACGTGCGCAGCGACCACCTCAGCACCGACGACCTGGAGCGCGTCGTCAACAGCTGACCCAGGCTTGCGGGCGCAACGCCGCATGAAGGCCGGC from Deinococcus ficus includes:
- the gmk gene encoding guanylate kinase; this encodes MHAPDPAHPPRPAPDAPPQRGLLIVMTGASGVGKGTLREQWLKNQDVFYSTSWTTRPPRPGERDGVDYVFVSPERFEEKVSQGGFLEHASFVGNHYGTPIEPIEAALARGQDVILEIEVEGAMQVRDRMGEEAVLVFIMPPSLTELRRRLEGRATETPERIEKRLARAREEIMHAHAFRYVVVNDDLERAVRELLDVQAAERVMGRPRDTWTGDDRAVLARVADVRSDHLSTDDLERVVNS